In Euzebyales bacterium, the following are encoded in one genomic region:
- the gyrA gene encoding DNA gyrase subunit A — MSEDVLPDTGDGEQFEPIELEDELQRSYLDYAMSVIVGRALPSAQDGLKPVHRRILYSMFEGGMRATAKQRKAAAAVGDVMKKYHPHGDSAIYDALVRMAQPWAIRYPLIDGHGNFGSIDGDPAAAMRYTEARLSPLAMELLRDIDEDTVDFVDNYDGEESEPVVLPSRFPNLLVNGSSGIAVGMSTNVPPHNLVEMTNAIIATIDDPDITLDDIQRICPGPDFPTGAQIMGTAAIREAYETGRGSIRMRAVSEIEESRDGERIVISEFPYQVNKANLAMKIAELVNERRVAGIRNVRDESNREGIRLVVELQRGANAQVVLNQLYKMTQLQETFGVINLALVDGVPRTLGLLDTIRIYIDHQITIITRRTQYRLRKAEERAHVLEGLIVALDHLDEVINLIRNAASADVALTELQQRFELSEIQARAILDMQLRRLAALERQRILDEYAELTERIADLRDILARPERIRGIIVDELTEIRDRFGDARRTRILPGDGDLDMADLIPLEDVVVTVTRAGYVKRTKVSEYRTQRRGGKGVAGAGLREDDIVRDLFVTTTHHWLLFFTNLGRVYRVRAWSIPEKSRTARGTYVTSVEGLALESDERIAAVLALRDFEGNGGHYLTFATEQGMIKRTVLDEYDSPRQVLIAINLRDDDRLVGVSVTSGNDDIFLVSRKGMAIRFHETDARAMGRDTTGVIGMQLGEADAVLSMTPAVTDGQLLVVTEEGYGKRTPLERYPRQRRGGKGVRTARLTDERGALVGALVAAYEQEIFIITDIGTIIRMDVKDIRPTGRSTQGVRVMTPTEGATVVSIAPVREGDELEDD, encoded by the coding sequence ATGAGTGAAGACGTGCTGCCAGACACCGGCGACGGCGAGCAGTTCGAGCCGATCGAGCTCGAGGACGAGCTCCAACGCTCGTACCTCGACTACGCGATGTCCGTCATCGTCGGGCGCGCGCTGCCCAGCGCCCAGGACGGACTGAAGCCGGTCCACCGCCGCATCCTGTACTCGATGTTCGAGGGCGGGATGCGGGCGACGGCCAAGCAGCGCAAGGCCGCCGCCGCCGTCGGTGACGTGATGAAGAAGTACCACCCGCACGGCGACTCGGCCATCTACGACGCCCTGGTGCGCATGGCGCAGCCCTGGGCGATCCGTTACCCACTGATCGACGGGCACGGGAACTTCGGGTCGATCGACGGCGATCCCGCAGCGGCGATGCGTTACACCGAGGCACGCCTGTCACCACTCGCGATGGAGCTGTTGCGCGACATCGACGAGGACACGGTCGACTTCGTCGACAACTACGACGGGGAGGAGTCCGAGCCGGTCGTCCTGCCCAGCCGTTTCCCGAACCTGCTGGTCAACGGCAGCTCGGGGATCGCCGTCGGCATGTCGACCAACGTGCCGCCGCACAACCTGGTCGAGATGACCAACGCGATCATCGCCACGATCGACGACCCCGACATCACGCTCGACGACATCCAGCGGATCTGCCCCGGGCCGGACTTTCCTACCGGCGCGCAGATCATGGGCACCGCCGCCATCCGAGAGGCGTACGAGACCGGGCGCGGGTCGATCCGCATGCGGGCGGTCAGCGAGATCGAGGAGTCCCGTGACGGCGAGCGCATCGTCATCAGCGAGTTTCCCTACCAGGTGAACAAGGCCAATCTGGCGATGAAGATCGCCGAGCTGGTCAACGAACGACGGGTCGCCGGCATCCGCAACGTGCGCGACGAGTCGAACCGGGAGGGCATCCGCCTCGTCGTCGAGCTCCAGCGGGGGGCCAACGCTCAGGTCGTGCTCAACCAGCTCTACAAGATGACCCAGCTGCAGGAGACGTTCGGGGTCATCAACCTCGCGCTGGTGGACGGCGTCCCGCGGACGCTGGGCCTGCTCGACACCATCCGCATCTACATCGATCACCAGATCACGATCATCACCCGACGGACCCAGTACCGCCTGCGCAAGGCCGAGGAGCGGGCGCACGTCCTCGAGGGTCTGATCGTCGCGCTGGACCATCTCGACGAGGTCATCAACCTGATCCGCAACGCCGCATCGGCGGACGTGGCGCTCACCGAACTGCAGCAGCGGTTCGAGCTCTCGGAGATCCAGGCACGCGCGATCCTGGACATGCAGCTGCGGCGGCTGGCGGCTCTGGAGCGCCAGCGCATCCTCGACGAGTACGCCGAGCTGACCGAGCGCATCGCGGACCTGCGCGACATTCTCGCCCGGCCCGAGCGGATCCGCGGGATCATCGTCGACGAGTTGACGGAGATCCGCGATCGCTTCGGCGACGCCCGCCGCACGCGCATCCTGCCGGGAGACGGCGACCTCGACATGGCGGACCTGATCCCGCTCGAGGACGTCGTCGTGACGGTCACGCGCGCCGGCTACGTCAAGCGCACCAAGGTGAGCGAGTACCGCACGCAGCGTCGCGGTGGGAAAGGGGTCGCGGGTGCCGGCCTCAGGGAGGACGACATCGTCCGCGACCTGTTCGTGACGACGACGCACCACTGGTTGCTGTTCTTCACCAACCTCGGACGTGTCTACCGGGTCCGGGCGTGGAGCATCCCGGAGAAGTCGCGGACGGCGCGGGGGACCTATGTCACCAGCGTCGAGGGCCTGGCGCTCGAGTCGGACGAGCGGATCGCCGCCGTGCTCGCGCTGCGCGACTTCGAGGGCAACGGAGGGCACTACCTGACCTTCGCGACCGAGCAGGGGATGATCAAGCGGACCGTGCTCGACGAGTACGACTCGCCGCGCCAGGTGCTGATCGCGATCAACCTCCGTGATGACGACCGGCTGGTCGGCGTGTCGGTGACCAGCGGCAACGACGACATCTTCCTCGTGTCGCGCAAGGGCATGGCCATTCGCTTCCACGAGACGGACGCCCGCGCCATGGGCCGCGACACGACCGGTGTGATCGGCATGCAGCTCGGCGAGGCCGACGCGGTGCTGTCGATGACGCCGGCTGTGACTGACGGCCAACTGTTGGTCGTGACCGAAGAAGGCTACGGTAAGCGGACACCGCTGGAGCGGTATCCCAGGCAGCGACGCGGCGGCAAAGGGGTGCGGACCGCCAGGCTGACCGACGAGCGTGGTGCGCTGGTCGGTGCGTTGGTCGCAGCCTACGAGCAGGAGATCTTCATCATCACAGACATCGGTACCATCATCAGGATGGACGTCAAGGACATCCGGCCGACCGGGCGCTCGACCCAGGGCGTGCGTGTGATGACCCCGACCGAAGGCGCCACCGTCGTGTCGATCGCACCGGTGCGTGAAGGTGACGAGTTGGAGGACGACTAG
- a CDS encoding cyclic nucleotide-binding domain-containing protein, producing the protein MTDAPRTASADRLRSVPLFAGVSDDGLELVLAAASSHEVPAGHVLIQPDQAGAGLFVVEEGTVVVERPQGAVELGPGEFFGELALLWEGAVHSLRVRAVTPVRVLALARDDFTRLVESEPQVALAMLRVLARRLWNATR; encoded by the coding sequence ATGACCGATGCGCCCCGAACCGCCAGTGCCGACCGCCTTCGTTCGGTGCCGTTGTTCGCCGGCGTGAGCGACGACGGCCTCGAGTTGGTGCTCGCGGCCGCCAGCTCGCACGAGGTGCCCGCCGGCCACGTGCTGATCCAGCCTGATCAGGCCGGCGCGGGCCTGTTCGTCGTCGAAGAGGGCACGGTGGTCGTCGAACGGCCCCAGGGCGCCGTCGAACTCGGGCCGGGTGAGTTCTTCGGTGAGTTGGCGCTGCTGTGGGAGGGTGCGGTGCACTCGCTGCGGGTGCGTGCGGTGACACCGGTGCGTGTGCTGGCGCTCGCAAGGGACGACTTCACGCGCCTGGTCGAGTCCGAGCCGCAGGTCGCCCTCGCCATGCTCCGGGTGCTGGCACGCCGCCTCTGGAACGCCACCAGGTAG
- a CDS encoding DUF3566 domain-containing protein: protein MIRRDIMVRRVDPWSVLKISVVFYAVMLIITMLSNAIFWAFVNRLGLIDQVTEIAGALNIALRINTGNILRATFLVGVLGVIFASAVNVFLAFLYNLVADLIGGIRIDLAEDE from the coding sequence ATGATCCGTCGCGACATCATGGTCCGTCGCGTCGACCCGTGGTCGGTGCTCAAGATCAGCGTCGTGTTCTACGCGGTGATGCTGATCATCACCATGCTGTCGAACGCGATCTTCTGGGCGTTCGTCAACCGCCTCGGGCTGATCGACCAGGTGACCGAGATCGCCGGTGCGCTCAACATCGCGCTGCGGATCAACACCGGCAACATCCTGCGGGCCACCTTCCTCGTGGGCGTGCTGGGCGTGATCTTCGCCAGTGCGGTCAACGTCTTCCTGGCGTTCCTGTACAACCTGGTCGCCGACCTGATCGGTGGGATCCGCATCGATCTCGCCGAGGACGAATAG
- a CDS encoding class E sortase, giving the protein MVRSPALTSNATTGERPWSLRLIGVVGWMLLAAGAVVLLYLVYSLLFTNVAAERAQDELRSQWQTPDDRGVVVAAADGPSEPPSGGADPVAAGGGGVALIEFARPGTDEPLVHDDPLVVLDDVSVADLQQGPGHYPGTALPGRPGNFAVAGHRTTYGAPFFHLDVLRPGDEVLVTDRRGRRFTYRVAGQQVVAPSATWVIDDDPLRTGRPTLTLTTCNPRFSAAQRLVVHAELVT; this is encoded by the coding sequence ATGGTACGGTCTCCGGCGTTGACTTCGAACGCGACCACCGGTGAACGGCCGTGGAGTCTCCGCCTGATCGGTGTGGTCGGGTGGATGCTTCTCGCCGCGGGCGCTGTCGTGCTCCTGTACCTGGTCTACTCGCTGCTGTTCACGAACGTGGCGGCCGAGCGCGCACAGGACGAGCTCCGCAGCCAATGGCAGACGCCGGACGATCGTGGCGTGGTGGTGGCCGCTGCCGACGGTCCGTCGGAGCCTCCGTCGGGCGGAGCCGATCCCGTCGCCGCCGGAGGTGGTGGTGTCGCGCTCATCGAGTTCGCGCGACCCGGCACTGACGAGCCACTCGTGCACGATGATCCCCTCGTGGTCCTCGACGACGTCTCCGTCGCGGATCTGCAACAGGGACCCGGTCACTATCCGGGCACGGCGCTGCCCGGTCGGCCGGGGAACTTCGCAGTCGCAGGCCACCGCACGACCTATGGCGCACCGTTCTTCCACCTCGACGTCCTGCGCCCCGGCGATGAGGTGCTGGTCACCGATCGCCGTGGACGCCGCTTCACGTACCGGGTCGCCGGCCAGCAGGTCGTGGCCCCGAGCGCCACGTGGGTGATCGATGACGATCCCCTCAGAACGGGACGACCGACCCTGACGCTGACGACGTGCAACCCGCGGTTCTCGGCGGCGCAGCGGCTGGTCGTGCATGCCGAGCTCGTGACCTGA
- the gyrB gene encoding DNA topoisomerase (ATP-hydrolyzing) subunit B, with protein MSISPSEYGAKDITVLEGLEAVRKRPGMYVGSTGPRGLHHLVYEIVDNSVDEAMAGRCTSIDIVLGADSSVTVSDDGRGIPVGEHPTLHRSALEVVLTVLHAGGKFDNKSYAVSGGLHGVGVSVVNALSERLVAEVRRDGRLYRQTYRRGAPVAPVADVGPAEGTGTTISFWADPDIFETLDYNWDTLTTRFRETAFLTAGLRITVTDERARDEDGTPRRIEFRFDGGLTDFVTHLSKAKEPLHDTVVSFSAAEDGPGGPQELDVALQWNGSFHDSIHTFANTINTHEGGTHEEGFKKALTGVVNRVARDTGLFRPTSREKDLTLTGEDIREGLVAIVSVKIADPQFEGQTKTKLGNTEVRSFVERTCNEQLKNWFAEHPQETRVIVNKAIQGARARMAARKARDLTRRKGLLESHSLPGKLADCQSNDPLETEIFVVEGDSAGGSSKQARDRRIQAILPIRGKILNVEKARLGKALENKEIQALITAIGTGIGDEFDAEKLRYHKIVMLMDADVDGAHIRTLVLTFLFRHMRELIEAGHVYIAQPPLYQITPANSKDKHRDARYAFSDRERDEILLELRGDPGSNGNGSGPPKKARKFDIFRFKGLGEMDPEQLWETTMDPGARVMRQVTMEDAATADKLFTTLMGDDVEARRDFIVRNAKDVRFLDV; from the coding sequence GTGAGCATCAGCCCATCCGAGTACGGTGCCAAGGACATCACGGTCCTCGAGGGCCTCGAGGCGGTGCGCAAGCGACCGGGAATGTACGTCGGATCGACCGGCCCGCGTGGCCTGCACCACCTGGTGTACGAGATCGTCGACAACTCGGTCGACGAGGCCATGGCCGGTCGCTGCACCAGCATCGACATCGTGCTGGGCGCGGACAGTTCCGTCACCGTGTCGGACGACGGCCGTGGCATCCCGGTCGGCGAGCATCCCACGCTGCACCGTTCGGCTCTGGAGGTCGTGCTGACCGTGCTGCACGCCGGCGGCAAGTTCGACAACAAGTCGTACGCGGTGTCGGGCGGCCTGCACGGCGTGGGCGTGTCGGTGGTCAACGCGCTCTCCGAGCGCCTCGTCGCCGAGGTGCGGCGCGATGGCCGGCTGTACCGCCAGACCTACCGCCGTGGGGCGCCGGTGGCGCCGGTCGCCGACGTCGGCCCGGCCGAGGGCACGGGCACCACCATCAGCTTCTGGGCCGATCCCGACATCTTCGAGACGCTCGACTACAACTGGGACACGCTGACCACACGGTTCCGCGAGACCGCCTTCCTGACGGCGGGCCTGCGCATCACGGTCACCGACGAGCGCGCACGCGACGAGGATGGCACGCCGAGGCGGATCGAGTTCCGGTTCGACGGCGGCCTGACCGACTTCGTCACACACCTGTCCAAGGCGAAGGAGCCGCTGCACGACACGGTGGTCTCGTTCAGTGCGGCCGAGGACGGGCCAGGCGGACCGCAGGAGCTCGATGTCGCGCTGCAGTGGAACGGCAGCTTCCACGACTCGATCCACACGTTCGCCAACACGATCAACACCCACGAGGGCGGTACCCACGAGGAGGGCTTCAAGAAGGCGCTCACAGGTGTGGTCAACAGGGTCGCCCGCGACACGGGTCTGTTCCGGCCGACCAGCAGGGAGAAGGATCTGACGCTGACCGGCGAGGACATCCGCGAGGGCCTCGTCGCGATCGTGTCCGTCAAGATCGCAGATCCGCAGTTCGAGGGACAGACCAAGACCAAGCTGGGCAACACCGAGGTCCGTAGCTTCGTCGAGCGCACCTGCAACGAGCAGCTCAAGAACTGGTTCGCGGAGCATCCCCAGGAGACCCGGGTCATCGTCAACAAGGCGATCCAGGGCGCACGGGCACGGATGGCCGCGCGCAAGGCGCGCGACCTGACACGTCGCAAGGGCCTGCTCGAGTCGCACTCGCTGCCCGGCAAGCTGGCCGACTGCCAGTCCAACGATCCCCTGGAGACCGAGATCTTCGTGGTCGAGGGTGACTCGGCCGGCGGATCCTCGAAGCAGGCGCGCGACCGTCGGATCCAGGCGATCCTGCCCATCCGCGGCAAGATCCTCAACGTCGAGAAGGCCCGGTTGGGCAAGGCGTTGGAGAACAAGGAGATCCAGGCGTTGATCACCGCGATCGGCACCGGCATCGGCGACGAGTTCGACGCCGAGAAGCTGCGGTACCACAAGATCGTGATGCTGATGGACGCCGACGTCGACGGGGCACACATCCGCACCCTGGTGCTGACGTTCCTGTTCCGGCACATGCGCGAGCTGATCGAGGCCGGACACGTCTACATCGCCCAACCGCCGCTGTACCAGATCACGCCGGCCAACAGCAAGGACAAGCACCGCGACGCGCGGTACGCCTTCAGCGACCGGGAGCGTGACGAGATCCTGCTCGAACTGCGGGGCGATCCAGGGTCCAACGGCAACGGCAGCGGCCCGCCGAAGAAGGCCCGCAAGTTCGACATCTTCCGCTTCAAGGGCCTCGGCGAGATGGACCCGGAGCAGTTGTGGGAGACCACCATGGACCCCGGCGCGCGTGTCATGCGTCAGGTGACCATGGAGGATGCGGCCACCGCCGACAAGCTGTTCACGACGTTGATGGGCGACGACGTCGAGGCGCGCCGTGACTTCATCGTGCGCAACGCCAAGGACGTGCGATTCCTCGACGTCTGA
- a CDS encoding cell division protein CrgA — MPKSRSKRSTYIPPKPPRPKPSPRWVPALGLGLIGVGTLILILIYLIPGIPGGNINLIIGFVMMAAGLVTLSRWR; from the coding sequence TTGCCGAAATCCCGATCCAAGCGCTCGACCTACATCCCGCCGAAGCCGCCGAGGCCGAAACCGAGCCCGAGGTGGGTGCCCGCGCTCGGCCTTGGCCTCATCGGCGTGGGCACCCTGATCCTGATCCTGATCTACCTCATCCCGGGGATACCCGGCGGCAACATCAACCTCATCATCGGGTTCGTGATGATGGCGGCGGGGCTGGTGACGTTGAGCCGCTGGCGGTGA
- a CDS encoding AMP-binding protein, with product MVPPDPDWDGRASSATYPAGVPSSYAYPDVVACRLLDDAAQDFPDVVAVEYRGYRLTYRKLVDHVDRLATALTALGVAPGHRVAVVLPTCPQAVIALFATWRVGAVAALVHRDEGPHLAALEPRVVVTTDRWYGSAVAEVRASMAPSTPVIVTAREDYLPFPRNMAASLRNRLRGARDDMILPLSDLIRRSHPTTGGRAAPDADAVTTARAVSTTQHHLVVNSFQLRLWLPDVVAGDERMLLAVPLTSMAGVVWLLTAVLSAATIVLVDHSRTARRQRAAMRARPTILPLDAQLTGDLLRSSWRRGLLSSVRIAVSTDALDERSSAALEQVTDKGRVRRAWGIRGVLTHADPIYGRVLSGSVGLPLPDTATAVVDPATGRARPASDRGHVWIRGPQLCSGEWVDAATDGTLDADGYLTVLPDAAQEHVQTDD from the coding sequence GTGGTCCCGCCGGACCCCGACTGGGATGGGCGCGCGTCGTCGGCGACCTATCCGGCCGGGGTGCCGTCCTCGTACGCCTATCCGGACGTCGTCGCGTGCCGCCTGCTCGACGACGCCGCCCAGGACTTCCCCGACGTCGTCGCCGTGGAGTACCGGGGCTACCGCCTGACCTATCGCAAGCTCGTCGATCATGTGGATCGGCTGGCGACCGCGCTGACGGCGCTCGGCGTCGCGCCCGGCCATCGGGTGGCGGTGGTGCTGCCGACATGTCCACAGGCGGTGATCGCGCTGTTCGCCACATGGCGCGTCGGCGCCGTCGCGGCACTCGTGCACCGCGACGAGGGTCCGCACCTCGCGGCACTGGAGCCACGCGTCGTGGTCACCACCGACCGGTGGTACGGGTCGGCTGTCGCGGAGGTCCGTGCGTCGATGGCACCGTCGACACCCGTCATCGTCACCGCGCGCGAGGACTACCTCCCGTTCCCCCGCAACATGGCGGCCTCGCTGCGCAACCGCCTCCGCGGCGCGCGCGACGACATGATCCTGCCACTGTCCGATCTCATCCGGCGCAGCCATCCCACGACCGGCGGTCGGGCGGCGCCCGATGCCGACGCGGTCACGACCGCGCGTGCCGTGTCCACCACGCAGCACCACCTGGTGGTCAACAGCTTCCAGCTCCGGCTGTGGCTCCCTGACGTGGTCGCGGGCGACGAGCGCATGCTTCTGGCCGTCCCCCTCACGTCGATGGCCGGTGTCGTGTGGCTGCTCACCGCCGTGCTGTCGGCCGCCACGATCGTGCTGGTCGACCACAGTCGCACGGCCCGGCGGCAGCGCGCCGCGATGCGCGCCCGCCCGACGATCCTGCCGCTGGACGCGCAGCTCACGGGCGACCTGCTGCGATCGTCGTGGCGTCGGGGGCTGCTGAGCTCCGTGCGCATCGCGGTCTCGACCGACGCGCTCGACGAACGGTCCAGCGCCGCCCTGGAGCAGGTGACCGACAAGGGCCGCGTGCGGCGTGCGTGGGGGATCCGGGGCGTGCTCACGCACGCCGACCCGATCTACGGGCGTGTGCTGTCCGGTAGCGTGGGCCTACCCCTGCCCGACACCGCCACCGCTGTCGTCGATCCGGCCACCGGACGTGCGCGACCCGCGAGTGACCGGGGTCACGTGTGGATCCGCGGACCGCAGCTGTGCTCGGGCGAGTGGGTCGACGCCGCCACCGACGGGACACTCGACGCCGACGGCTACCTGACGGTGCTGCCCGACGCCGCGCAGGAGCACGTGCAGACGGATGACTGA
- a CDS encoding amidohydrolase family protein, which yields MPGMWDCHAHFTGTSAMNPVWWAFEPPAAAGARSAIDALAALRAGITSIREVGGVGVHLARAVTDGTLPGPAIYGAGAMLSMTGGHGDLHEIPLPVMRTLGEHVSYLRLCDGEADCRRAVREMLRMSARVIKVHVSGGMMSAVDDPHHQQFTDDELGAIVDEAARMGCAVAAHCHGKAGIMAALRAGVDTIEHGTWLDEEAADAMVKAGATLVPTCFIDHHLRGLGAGGGLPDHTVAKVAASGDRHDEAIRIAVAAGVPIAMGTDIFASHLWGRNAQEAVLLADLGMPVLDVIAAASANGPATLGPQAPRSGLLRPDHDADVITLDADPTDDIGVLADPEHITGVWRAGVRVPDRIPAR from the coding sequence ATGCCGGGCATGTGGGACTGCCACGCCCACTTCACCGGGACATCGGCGATGAACCCCGTGTGGTGGGCGTTCGAGCCGCCGGCGGCGGCCGGTGCGCGATCGGCGATCGACGCACTCGCTGCGCTCCGCGCGGGCATCACGAGCATCCGTGAGGTCGGTGGTGTCGGCGTCCATCTGGCACGCGCCGTGACCGACGGAACCCTGCCCGGACCGGCGATCTACGGCGCCGGTGCGATGTTGTCGATGACCGGCGGGCACGGAGACCTCCACGAGATCCCGCTACCCGTCATGCGCACCCTGGGCGAGCACGTGTCGTACCTCAGGCTGTGCGACGGCGAGGCGGACTGCCGCCGGGCCGTTCGCGAGATGCTACGCATGAGCGCCCGCGTCATCAAGGTGCACGTCTCGGGCGGAATGATGTCCGCCGTCGACGATCCGCACCACCAGCAGTTCACCGACGACGAACTGGGGGCGATCGTCGACGAGGCGGCGCGCATGGGCTGCGCAGTGGCCGCGCACTGCCATGGCAAGGCGGGGATCATGGCCGCGCTGCGCGCAGGTGTGGACACGATCGAGCACGGCACGTGGCTTGATGAGGAGGCGGCGGACGCGATGGTGAAAGCAGGCGCGACGCTCGTCCCGACGTGCTTCATCGACCATCACCTGCGCGGCCTCGGTGCCGGCGGCGGGTTGCCCGACCACACCGTCGCCAAGGTGGCCGCGAGTGGCGACCGCCACGACGAGGCGATCCGCATCGCAGTGGCGGCGGGTGTGCCGATCGCCATGGGGACTGACATCTTCGCCTCACACCTGTGGGGGCGGAACGCCCAGGAGGCCGTGCTGCTCGCCGACCTGGGCATGCCGGTGCTCGACGTGATCGCGGCCGCAAGCGCCAACGGACCAGCCACCCTGGGCCCACAGGCTCCGCGATCGGGGCTGCTCCGTCCGGATCATGACGCCGACGTCATCACGCTCGACGCCGACCCTACGGACGACATCGGCGTGCTCGCGGATCCTGAGCACATCACGGGCGTGTGGCGCGCCGGCGTGCGTGTGCCCGATCGGATCCCCGCACGCTAG
- a CDS encoding DUF721 domain-containing protein, with amino-acid sequence MPDRPRRRWYDPLGAGATPPATTGEVAPVSDALHSLAARRGWQSHLVAGDLQADWEAIVGAQLAGHTAPLRLSGGVLVLAARTPLWAAEVRQFGTVIMRRVNERLGEGTVRTITVSVRRDTGR; translated from the coding sequence ATGCCTGATCGCCCGCGCCGTCGCTGGTACGACCCGCTCGGAGCCGGCGCGACCCCGCCGGCCACCACGGGCGAGGTGGCGCCGGTCAGCGATGCGTTGCACTCGCTCGCAGCCCGCCGGGGCTGGCAGTCGCACCTGGTGGCGGGCGACCTGCAGGCGGACTGGGAGGCGATCGTCGGCGCACAGCTCGCCGGCCACACAGCCCCCTTGCGACTGTCCGGAGGCGTGCTCGTCCTGGCCGCGCGCACCCCATTGTGGGCCGCGGAGGTCCGCCAGTTCGGCACCGTGATCATGCGCCGCGTCAACGAGCGGCTCGGGGAGGGCACCGTTCGGACGATCACGGTGTCCGTTCGTCGTGACACAGGCCGCTGA
- a CDS encoding DedA family protein has product MTSHLPDAVVDVAIAASAAQPSELTGLIGWIADVIAMLGSVGVGLLTLAEVFFPPVPSELVLPMAGFLAGQGRLSLLGAVVAATIGSTLGALGLYLLAAAWGNDRVRDLLERIPLMEPGDLDRAEQWFDRHDRSSVLIGRLVPGVRSLISLPAGFRRMPLGTFVILTTLGSALWNTLLVTGGYLLGNRWRSVGQYSDWLNYAVIALLVGAVVKFVWSRRDRMSLPTG; this is encoded by the coding sequence GTGACATCTCACCTGCCGGACGCGGTCGTCGACGTCGCCATTGCGGCGAGTGCCGCCCAGCCGAGCGAGCTGACAGGGCTCATCGGATGGATCGCCGACGTCATCGCCATGCTGGGATCCGTCGGCGTGGGCCTCCTCACGCTGGCGGAGGTGTTCTTCCCCCCGGTACCGAGCGAGTTGGTGCTGCCGATGGCGGGCTTCCTCGCCGGGCAGGGTCGTCTGAGCCTGCTCGGCGCAGTGGTCGCCGCGACCATCGGGTCGACGCTCGGCGCGCTCGGCCTGTACCTGCTGGCCGCGGCGTGGGGCAACGACCGGGTGCGGGATCTGCTGGAGCGCATCCCGCTCATGGAGCCCGGTGACCTCGACCGTGCCGAGCAGTGGTTCGACCGCCACGACCGGTCGTCGGTCCTCATCGGACGCCTGGTCCCGGGCGTCCGCAGCCTGATCTCGCTTCCCGCCGGTTTCCGCCGCATGCCGCTGGGCACGTTCGTCATCCTCACGACACTGGGCAGCGCGCTGTGGAACACGCTGCTGGTCACCGGCGGCTACCTGCTGGGCAACCGCTGGCGCTCGGTCGGGCAGTACTCGGACTGGCTGAACTACGCGGTCATCGCGCTGCTGGTCGGGGCCGTCGTCAAGTTCGTGTGGTCCCGACGCGATCGCATGTCGCTGCCGACCGGCTGA